A window from Pseudomonas alloputida encodes these proteins:
- a CDS encoding lipopolysaccharide kinase InaA family protein: MTDYLASADLALLKRHGLDNFEALWALQLDAVDEPNTGRGGWSSVFRLELEGKGYYLKRQSDYLTRTLHRPFGEPTFAREFRNISRYQKLRIPALQAVFYGERKQGGKHRAILMTRALDEWADLDSLLAQWPRLGEAERTGILQACGQLARTLHSAGQVHGCFYPKHIFLRQRREGWDAQLIDLEKTRPLLFGMRDRLKDLEPLLRRAQAWRVQDVRTLLATYLGQPADGALVDTWLQRLTQRRREKEAR, translated from the coding sequence ATGACCGATTACCTGGCCAGCGCGGACCTCGCGCTGCTCAAGCGCCATGGCCTGGACAACTTCGAGGCGCTGTGGGCGCTGCAACTTGATGCTGTGGACGAACCCAACACCGGCCGTGGTGGCTGGAGCAGCGTTTTCCGTCTGGAACTCGAAGGCAAGGGCTACTACCTCAAGCGCCAGAGCGACTACCTGACCCGTACCTTGCACCGGCCGTTCGGCGAGCCCACCTTCGCCCGCGAATTCCGCAACATCAGTCGCTACCAGAAGCTGCGCATTCCGGCATTGCAGGCGGTGTTCTACGGCGAGCGCAAGCAGGGCGGCAAGCACCGGGCCATCCTGATGACCCGCGCTCTGGACGAGTGGGCCGACCTCGACAGCCTGCTGGCGCAGTGGCCGCGGTTGGGTGAAGCCGAGCGCACTGGCATCCTGCAGGCCTGCGGTCAGCTGGCGCGTACCCTGCACAGCGCCGGCCAGGTGCATGGCTGCTTCTACCCCAAGCACATTTTCCTGCGTCAACGCCGCGAGGGTTGGGACGCGCAATTGATCGACCTGGAAAAGACCCGGCCGCTGCTGTTCGGCATGCGTGACCGCCTCAAGGACCTGGAACCGCTGCTGCGCCGCGCGCAGGCCTGGCGCGTGCAGGATGTACGTACTTTGCTGGCTACCTACCTGGGGCAGCCGGCTGACGGCGCGCTGGTCGACACCTGGCTGCAACGGCTGACGCAACGCCGTCGTGAAAAAGAGGCCCGCTGA
- a CDS encoding lipopolysaccharide kinase InaA family protein: protein MRLSELKDAGRSPTLPLSITLVDAAGSADLQLLTLLRVLPGQRYVGAGVWRGTPVLAKLLVGGNAARHFQRELQGVKLLAEQGLTTPTLLADGLKEGEGGWLLFEFLDGAQSLADAWAAVENLPVLADEQHLVLGEALTAVAHMHAQGLWQEDLHLDNLLRHAGKLYLIDGAGIRAETPGQQLSRPRVLENLGVFFAQLPKRLEPFIEELLVHYLLANAEHALPLEALQKQVDKVRNWRQKDYLDKAGRECSLFSVQRTLSGLQAIRRSEVEAMQPVLEQADALIDKGHLYKTGGAASVARIEVNGRQLVIKRYNIKNTAHWFKRFWRPSRAWHSWIEGHRLEFLDIATPRPLAVLEQRVLGLRSRAYLVTEYVDGPDLTACFAPHVESGDAPEEQVDALVHVMQQLIRERISHGDFKGHNLFWHNGQWSLIDLDAMCQHATQLSFAPAYARDRARLLRNWPTGSALHQRLDRLLPKLVD from the coding sequence ATGCGTTTGTCTGAACTGAAGGATGCCGGGCGCAGCCCGACGCTGCCCCTGAGTATCACGTTGGTTGATGCCGCCGGCAGTGCCGACTTGCAACTGCTCACCCTGCTGCGTGTGCTGCCGGGCCAGCGTTATGTGGGCGCTGGTGTCTGGCGTGGCACACCGGTGCTGGCGAAGCTGCTGGTCGGTGGTAACGCCGCGCGGCATTTCCAGCGCGAACTGCAGGGTGTGAAGTTGCTGGCCGAACAAGGCCTGACCACACCGACGCTACTGGCCGACGGCCTCAAGGAAGGCGAGGGCGGCTGGCTGCTGTTCGAGTTCCTTGACGGTGCCCAAAGCCTGGCCGATGCCTGGGCCGCAGTGGAAAACCTGCCAGTGCTGGCGGACGAGCAGCACCTGGTACTGGGCGAAGCGCTCACGGCTGTGGCGCACATGCACGCCCAAGGCCTTTGGCAGGAAGACCTGCACCTGGACAACCTGCTGCGCCATGCCGGCAAGCTGTACCTGATCGACGGTGCGGGCATCAGGGCGGAAACACCCGGTCAGCAGTTGTCGCGTCCACGCGTGCTGGAAAACCTCGGGGTGTTCTTCGCCCAATTGCCCAAGCGCCTGGAGCCGTTCATCGAAGAGCTGCTGGTGCATTACCTGCTGGCCAATGCCGAGCATGCCTTGCCGCTGGAAGCGCTGCAGAAACAGGTGGACAAGGTGCGCAACTGGCGCCAGAAGGACTATCTGGACAAGGCTGGCCGCGAGTGCAGCCTGTTCAGCGTCCAGCGCACCCTCTCGGGCTTGCAGGCGATCCGCCGCAGTGAGGTCGAGGCCATGCAGCCTGTACTGGAGCAGGCCGATGCGCTGATCGACAAGGGCCATTTGTACAAGACCGGTGGCGCTGCCAGCGTGGCGCGCATCGAGGTCAATGGTCGCCAGTTGGTGATCAAGCGCTACAACATCAAGAACACCGCACATTGGTTCAAGCGCTTCTGGCGCCCGAGCCGGGCCTGGCATTCCTGGATTGAAGGCCACCGCCTGGAATTCCTCGACATCGCCACCCCACGCCCCCTCGCGGTGCTGGAACAGCGAGTGCTGGGCCTGCGCAGCCGTGCTTACCTGGTCACCGAGTATGTCGACGGCCCGGACCTGACGGCATGCTTCGCGCCCCACGTCGAAAGCGGCGATGCGCCCGAGGAGCAGGTGGATGCCTTGGTGCACGTGATGCAGCAGCTGATTCGCGAACGCATCAGCCACGGCGACTTCAAAGGCCATAACCTGTTCTGGCACAACGGCCAGTGGTCGCTGATCGACCTCGATGCCATGTGCCAGCACGCCACCCAGCTCAGCTTCGCCCCGGCCTATGCCCGTGACCGGGCACGGCTGCTGCGCAACTGGCCCACTGGCAGTGCCTTGCATCAGCGGCTGGACCGGCTGTTGCCAAAACTGGTCGACTGA
- a CDS encoding dermonecrotic toxin domain-containing protein, whose product MRPLEQLEQIDRQIGDLLDGLPTLDLQQPINPDTRTWLHGELASFWTTADEHGETPRQKLLALRKALMLAEVELRLGDETLGYRSADQLWACLHLPLPSQRRHMPLAKRPQVYRVLLEGLRPNWRSYLPGTLIIVAGTAEGPMLTPQDAAGAALLCSLSQGIEAFDSLGALHQELCERLEDPLQSRPLLHLYTDTQADRARRSKRLRYDWYADNLLEAQIDSAIEAQRQRLSDTGLWSNASPDQHIQIHKALALWHEVGAKPILQTRYSQLLEKHLPNWLRNTSAQGLSHMMQAMQTLVAIAEQAAAPGVLSLDDFKQRNSLLAWANARLRERLSHDLGYETDPREIKIVVVRARRTGAIMHPFALSSYVTYAGMRRVGHEMVEMVEEINTLEEIALKNLPWFDTDYWLTARVIHAHGKAMPAGLTPQYVKHMVRELNVGDSYAKYLHTQLISSRAGKWRLTAHSKVNRARMHAEAVKARYAGHFGEDPFEHGYNWVRAVLDQPHNALRAPVAGYPVTVRQLNIMGHTLQGVLLLNSLPYKSPACVLYTPDAPDRRAWRRFRTTRELLRTLRQQPTLRAYVAQRLPLLPVATVQRLLDKGRLSTHLTTPEVKDDLFFDYYMAEARALIAQADADSMTTREVNAESVMALSWRLLDFISLLLPNRALLVLSIGRMAIDILDGIEAFNQEDVEGVMRHSYQALSHLNDAGTSFLGSRLLRRSLRGIPKQPPLPLPARFQAQPDSSSLRYRIDGIYGEGVYEQSSAFGGLSLYFVKDSDNRYYQVSFDGYRWRAIDPDQPDAYLQQPLKRKADGQWVIDSPVLWYDGLPDLKQLLQDCYLQTPVAGLPVNIEQGLFQADDQLYLALENGQLPVRRHLLPDHYHLEIAVASNAGVVPWAVLRHENGQWLIRVRQAGRSSDWLTLPDQPPPAH is encoded by the coding sequence ATGCGCCCCCTCGAACAACTGGAACAGATCGACCGACAGATCGGTGACCTGCTCGACGGCCTTCCGACCCTCGACCTTCAACAACCCATCAACCCCGACACACGCACCTGGCTGCACGGTGAACTGGCCAGCTTCTGGACCACGGCCGATGAGCATGGTGAAACCCCCAGACAAAAGCTGCTGGCACTGCGCAAGGCGCTGATGCTGGCCGAGGTTGAACTGCGCCTGGGCGACGAGACCTTGGGCTACCGCTCAGCCGATCAACTATGGGCCTGCCTGCACCTGCCACTACCCTCCCAGCGCAGGCATATGCCCCTGGCCAAAAGGCCACAGGTCTACCGCGTTCTGCTGGAAGGCCTACGGCCCAACTGGCGAAGCTACCTGCCAGGCACACTGATCATCGTTGCCGGTACCGCCGAAGGCCCTATGCTCACGCCTCAGGATGCCGCAGGCGCTGCCTTGCTGTGCAGCCTGTCACAAGGCATCGAGGCTTTCGACTCACTGGGCGCACTGCACCAGGAGCTTTGCGAACGCCTGGAAGACCCACTCCAGAGCAGACCGCTGCTGCATCTGTACACTGACACGCAGGCGGACCGCGCTCGCCGGTCAAAGCGTCTGCGCTATGACTGGTACGCCGATAACCTGCTGGAGGCCCAGATCGACAGTGCGATAGAAGCCCAACGCCAACGCTTGAGTGACACCGGCTTGTGGAGCAACGCCTCACCCGACCAGCACATCCAAATACATAAAGCCCTGGCGCTATGGCACGAAGTCGGCGCCAAACCCATCCTGCAAACACGCTACTCCCAATTGCTTGAGAAGCACCTGCCCAACTGGCTGCGCAATACATCTGCGCAAGGCCTGAGCCATATGATGCAGGCCATGCAAACGCTGGTGGCAATCGCCGAGCAGGCTGCTGCCCCGGGAGTGCTGAGCCTTGACGACTTCAAGCAACGCAATAGCCTGCTGGCCTGGGCCAACGCACGCCTTCGCGAGCGCCTGAGCCATGACCTGGGGTACGAAACAGATCCTCGCGAGATCAAGATCGTGGTCGTACGCGCCCGCCGCACGGGCGCCATCATGCATCCCTTCGCCCTCTCATCCTATGTCACCTATGCAGGCATGCGACGCGTGGGCCACGAGATGGTGGAGATGGTCGAGGAAATCAACACCCTCGAAGAGATCGCCCTCAAGAACTTGCCGTGGTTCGATACCGACTACTGGCTGACTGCCCGGGTGATCCATGCCCACGGCAAAGCCATGCCCGCCGGGCTCACGCCGCAGTATGTCAAGCACATGGTCCGGGAACTGAACGTGGGTGACAGCTACGCAAAGTACCTGCACACCCAACTCATCAGTTCCAGAGCAGGCAAATGGCGCCTGACTGCGCACAGCAAGGTCAACCGTGCACGCATGCACGCTGAAGCAGTCAAGGCGCGCTACGCCGGACACTTTGGCGAAGACCCTTTCGAACATGGCTACAACTGGGTGCGCGCAGTGTTGGACCAACCACACAATGCCTTGCGTGCGCCAGTAGCAGGCTACCCGGTCACTGTTCGGCAGTTGAACATCATGGGCCATACCCTGCAGGGCGTGCTTCTGCTCAACAGCCTCCCCTACAAGTCTCCGGCATGCGTGCTATACACCCCGGATGCCCCGGACCGCAGGGCCTGGCGCCGTTTTCGAACAACCCGCGAACTGCTTCGCACATTGCGCCAACAGCCCACGTTGAGAGCGTACGTAGCCCAGCGCCTGCCATTGCTGCCTGTCGCCACGGTGCAGCGGTTGCTGGACAAGGGGCGCCTGAGCACGCATTTGACCACGCCCGAGGTCAAAGACGACCTTTTCTTCGACTACTACATGGCCGAGGCCCGGGCGCTGATCGCCCAGGCCGACGCCGACAGCATGACGACCAGGGAAGTGAATGCGGAGTCGGTCATGGCGCTGAGCTGGCGTTTGCTGGATTTCATCAGCCTGCTGCTGCCCAACCGCGCGTTGCTGGTGCTGTCGATTGGCCGCATGGCAATCGATATCCTGGACGGCATCGAGGCCTTCAACCAAGAGGATGTCGAAGGGGTGATGCGGCATTCCTATCAGGCGCTTAGCCACCTCAACGATGCAGGTACCAGTTTTCTCGGTTCCAGATTGCTACGCCGGTCCCTGCGCGGAATACCCAAACAACCGCCACTGCCACTGCCCGCACGCTTCCAGGCGCAACCGGACAGCAGCAGCCTCCGGTATCGCATAGACGGTATCTACGGTGAGGGTGTATACGAGCAAAGCTCGGCGTTTGGTGGGCTGTCGCTGTATTTCGTCAAGGACAGCGACAACCGCTACTACCAGGTCAGCTTCGACGGCTACCGCTGGCGAGCCATTGACCCTGACCAGCCAGATGCCTATCTGCAGCAACCGCTCAAGCGCAAAGCCGACGGGCAGTGGGTCATCGACTCACCGGTGCTCTGGTACGACGGGCTGCCCGACCTGAAGCAATTACTGCAGGACTGCTATCTACAAACGCCTGTGGCCGGCCTGCCGGTAAACATCGAACAAGGGCTTTTTCAGGCTGACGATCAGCTGTACCTGGCACTCGAGAACGGGCAGTTGCCTGTGCGCCGCCACCTTCTACCGGATCATTACCACTTGGAGATTGCCGTTGCCAGCAACGCCGGGGTGGTGCCGTGGGCGGTGCTGCGCCACGAAAACGGCCAGTGGCTGATACGCGTTCGCCAGGCAGGGCGCAGCAGTGACTGGCTGACACTGCCAGATCAACCACCGCCGGCCCACTGA
- a CDS encoding PepSY-associated TM helix domain-containing protein, giving the protein MKSPTIRRWSLIHTWSSLVCTLFLLLLAVTGLPLIFHHELEHLLGDAPELREMPAGTPHLDLQQLVLKAEQHRPGEVMQYFGYDEDEPNGVVAITAATASTDPNLSHTFMLDARTGEAVAMPAANGGFMMVMLRLHVDMFAGLPGKLLLAFMGVLFIVAIVSGTVLYAPFMRRLEFGTVRHKKSRRLRWLDLHNLIGVVTLAWALTVSVTGVISALSDLVIAAWRNDSLAAMVAPYRDAPPLVERAPATRLLDIAEQAAPGMRPDFIAFPGTRFSSEHHYAVFMNGATHLSSHLFTPVLIDARTLEVTAVGDRPWYMDAMGLSQPLHFGDYGGRPMQILWALLDVLTIIVLGSGLYLWWSKQRKPWEARA; this is encoded by the coding sequence ATGAAGAGCCCCACCATCCGCCGCTGGTCCTTGATCCACACCTGGAGCAGCCTGGTCTGTACCCTGTTCCTGCTGTTGCTGGCAGTCACCGGCCTGCCCCTTATCTTCCACCACGAACTCGAACACCTGCTAGGCGACGCCCCTGAACTGCGTGAAATGCCGGCAGGCACCCCGCACCTCGACCTGCAGCAACTGGTGCTCAAGGCCGAACAACATCGCCCCGGCGAGGTCATGCAGTACTTCGGCTACGATGAAGACGAGCCCAACGGCGTGGTCGCCATTACCGCCGCCACCGCCAGCACCGACCCCAACCTGTCGCACACCTTCATGCTCGATGCACGCACCGGCGAGGCGGTGGCCATGCCGGCCGCCAATGGTGGATTCATGATGGTGATGCTGCGCCTGCATGTGGACATGTTCGCAGGCCTGCCGGGCAAGCTGCTGCTGGCCTTCATGGGCGTATTGTTCATTGTCGCGATTGTCTCCGGCACCGTGCTCTATGCGCCGTTCATGCGCCGCCTGGAATTCGGCACCGTACGCCACAAGAAATCCCGCCGCCTGCGCTGGCTCGACCTGCACAACCTGATCGGCGTGGTCACCCTGGCCTGGGCATTGACGGTGAGCGTGACCGGGGTAATCAGTGCCCTGTCCGACCTGGTCATTGCGGCCTGGCGCAACGACAGCCTGGCTGCGATGGTTGCCCCCTACCGCGACGCCCCGCCGCTCGTCGAGCGCGCTCCAGCCACTCGCCTGCTGGACATTGCCGAACAGGCCGCGCCGGGCATGCGCCCGGACTTCATCGCGTTTCCAGGCACGCGTTTCTCCAGTGAGCACCACTATGCGGTATTCATGAACGGTGCCACACACCTGAGTTCGCACCTGTTCACGCCGGTACTGATCGATGCTCGCACCCTTGAAGTGACTGCCGTAGGCGACCGTCCCTGGTACATGGATGCCATGGGCCTGTCGCAGCCACTGCATTTCGGCGATTACGGCGGGCGACCGATGCAGATCCTCTGGGCGTTACTGGACGTGCTGACAATCATCGTGCTCGGCAGCGGCCTCTACCTGTGGTGGAGCAAACAGCGCAAACCCTGGGAGGCACGCGCATGA
- a CDS encoding TonB-dependent siderophore receptor: MTSGSSARTCYTKSDLSFQTITPGSYNKSSPPVQDDGTVSRMSTNTDEDISQFAVDNNFQADFATGDIDHTLLIGLDHQRINTNYLSIFDFNVPDSNVNNPVYGLPITRPDRSTAFYDYNQKTRQTGLYVQDQMALGNWRLTLGGREDWVHTGTKFFNQGDATNTQRDKKFSGNAAISYVFDSGFVPYLSYAESFQPSSNASVSASDSFKPTEGKQWELGVKYQPPGSNTLLSAAVYDLTQKNVSVTNTVGGVTITSQTGEVKVRGLELEAVSDVTDNLKVIAAYTLAKSEVQDGDFKGNRLQLMPNQQASIWGDYTWHSGVLDGFGIGLGARYTGNTYGDQGNTYLGKAKAYTVFDGSVHYDLGRLNGSLEGASVAVTATNLLNKDYLSTCDSYYCYYGDERSVVASATYKF; encoded by the coding sequence ATGACGTCTGGCAGTTCCGCCAGAACCTGCTACACCAAGTCGGACCTGTCGTTCCAGACCATCACCCCTGGCAGCTACAACAAGAGCTCGCCGCCGGTGCAGGACGATGGCACTGTCAGCCGCATGTCCACCAACACCGATGAAGACATCAGCCAGTTCGCGGTGGACAACAACTTCCAGGCGGACTTCGCTACCGGGGACATCGACCACACGCTGTTGATCGGCCTGGACCACCAGCGCATCAACACCAACTACCTGTCGATCTTCGACTTCAACGTGCCGGACAGCAACGTCAACAACCCGGTCTACGGGCTGCCGATCACTCGCCCTGATCGGTCGACCGCGTTTTACGACTACAACCAGAAAACCCGTCAGACCGGCCTGTATGTGCAGGACCAGATGGCGCTTGGTAACTGGCGCCTGACCCTGGGCGGTCGTGAAGACTGGGTGCACACCGGCACCAAGTTCTTCAACCAGGGCGATGCCACCAATACCCAGCGGGACAAGAAGTTCAGCGGCAACGCAGCCATCAGCTACGTGTTCGACTCGGGCTTCGTGCCGTACCTGTCCTATGCCGAGTCGTTCCAGCCGTCCAGCAATGCCAGTGTGTCGGCCTCGGACTCGTTCAAGCCCACCGAAGGCAAACAGTGGGAGCTGGGCGTGAAGTATCAGCCGCCGGGGTCCAACACCCTGTTGTCGGCAGCCGTGTACGACCTGACTCAGAAAAACGTCTCGGTCACCAACACGGTCGGTGGTGTGACCATCACCAGCCAGACCGGCGAAGTGAAAGTCCGCGGCCTAGAGCTGGAAGCGGTTTCCGATGTGACCGACAACCTGAAGGTGATTGCCGCCTACACCCTGGCCAAGTCCGAGGTGCAGGACGGCGATTTCAAAGGTAACCGCCTGCAACTGATGCCTAACCAGCAAGCGTCCATCTGGGGCGACTACACCTGGCACTCGGGCGTACTCGACGGCTTCGGCATCGGCCTGGGCGCGCGTTATACCGGCAATACCTACGGCGACCAAGGCAATACCTACCTGGGCAAGGCCAAGGCCTACACCGTCTTCGATGGGTCGGTGCATTACGACCTGGGTCGCCTGAACGGCAGCCTGGAGGGCGCGTCGGTCGCGGTCACCGCCACCAACCTGCTGAACAAGGATTACCTCTCTACTTGTGACTCCTACTACTGCTACTACGGCGATGAGCGCAGCGTTGTCGCCAGCGCCACTTACAAGTTCTGA
- a CDS encoding FecR domain-containing protein, translating to MSNLPVSSRVLEAAIAWKLSLGESSGTPDERNEFMRWHAASEEHARAWRQLGAMDQRVSAAAGPARQALLQSRASLRRRIGKVGGGLAGTFLLGALLAWVGAPSLAPSYWLADQRTATGELRTLRLEDGTLLSLNTHTAVDIEYAGAQRVIVLHQGEISVETGHQDPRPLLVRTEDGRLRPLGTRFLVRREAGGTRLEVLQASVAAMPHDSGDEQVLREGQQVLMNANGLGEVGTVPAGADAWTRGMLVVDNVRLGDLLATLGQYRSGYLGVDAKVADLRVTGSFPLTNTDLALASLVPALPVKIERHTQWWVNVTSK from the coding sequence GTGAGCAACCTCCCGGTTTCGTCCCGGGTCCTGGAAGCCGCGATTGCCTGGAAACTCAGCCTTGGCGAGAGCAGCGGCACGCCTGATGAACGCAACGAATTCATGCGCTGGCATGCCGCCAGCGAAGAGCACGCACGTGCCTGGCGCCAGCTCGGCGCCATGGACCAACGCGTTAGCGCGGCAGCTGGCCCGGCACGCCAGGCGCTGCTGCAATCGCGCGCCAGCCTGCGGCGACGCATTGGCAAGGTTGGCGGCGGGCTGGCCGGCACGTTTCTGCTCGGCGCGCTGCTGGCATGGGTCGGCGCCCCGTCGCTGGCACCCAGCTACTGGCTGGCCGACCAGCGCACCGCCACGGGTGAATTACGCACCTTGCGCCTAGAAGACGGCACACTGCTGAGCCTGAACACCCACACCGCCGTGGACATCGAGTACGCCGGCGCGCAACGGGTGATCGTGCTGCACCAGGGCGAAATCTCGGTCGAAACCGGCCACCAGGACCCGCGCCCGCTGCTGGTACGCACTGAAGACGGTCGCTTGCGGCCACTGGGCACGCGCTTCCTGGTGCGCCGCGAAGCCGGCGGTACGCGCCTGGAAGTGCTGCAAGCCTCGGTCGCCGCCATGCCGCATGACAGCGGCGACGAACAGGTGCTGCGCGAAGGCCAGCAGGTGTTGATGAACGCCAACGGCCTCGGCGAGGTTGGCACGGTGCCTGCCGGTGCCGATGCCTGGACCCGCGGCATGCTGGTGGTCGACAACGTACGCTTGGGCGACCTGCTCGCCACATTGGGCCAGTACCGCAGCGGCTACCTCGGGGTGGATGCCAAGGTCGCCGACCTGCGCGTGACCGGCAGCTTCCCGCTGACCAACACCGACCTGGCGCTGGCCTCACTGGTGCCGGCGTTGCCGGTCAAGATCGAGCGGCATACGCAGTGGTGGGTGAACGTCACTTCCAAATAG
- a CDS encoding RNA polymerase sigma factor has protein sequence MSSAQSPHADLVGALYRDHRGWLLAWLQRSMACRQRAEDLSQDTFVRLLGREQLDTPREPRAFLAAVAKGLMFDHFRRAALEQAYLAELALIPEAEQPSPEMQHLILEDLKAIDRLLGKLSSKARAAFLHSRLDGMGHAEIAERLGVSVSRVRQYIAQGMRQCYVALYGEPT, from the coding sequence TTGTCTTCTGCACAAAGCCCACACGCCGATCTGGTCGGTGCGCTGTACCGCGACCACCGCGGCTGGCTGCTCGCCTGGCTGCAACGCAGCATGGCCTGCCGCCAGCGTGCTGAAGACCTGAGCCAGGACACCTTCGTGCGCCTGCTTGGTCGTGAGCAACTGGACACCCCCCGCGAACCCCGCGCGTTTCTGGCCGCCGTGGCCAAGGGGCTGATGTTCGACCACTTCCGCCGCGCCGCGCTGGAACAGGCCTACCTGGCCGAGCTGGCACTGATCCCTGAAGCCGAACAGCCCTCGCCAGAAATGCAGCACCTGATCCTTGAAGACCTCAAAGCCATCGACCGCCTGCTCGGCAAGCTGTCGAGCAAGGCTCGCGCGGCGTTTCTGCACAGCCGTCTGGACGGCATGGGCCATGCCGAAATTGCCGAGCGCCTTGGCGTTTCGGTATCGCGGGTGCGCCAGTACATCGCCCAAGGCATGCGCCAGTGCTACGTGGCCTTGTACGGGGAGCCGACGTGA
- a CDS encoding 3'-5' exonuclease has product MSLFAWLRPSAPELDHTTRQRLARLPKPVPLGVCTLREQRWVVLDLETSGLNPNRDQVLSIGAVAIEDGAIDFAQQFERTLHRPLQKTNASVLIHGLGPSALAAGCDPAEALLDLLDFIGNSPVLAFHAPFDQRMLARALKESLGYRLQSPFLDIAELAPMLNPDTVLREAGLDDWVARFGLQVEERHHASADAQVTAELALILFSQARRQQLDSPLQLEQRLRGWRRRKMQSHGL; this is encoded by the coding sequence ATGAGCCTGTTCGCCTGGCTGCGCCCCAGCGCGCCCGAGCTGGACCACACCACACGCCAGCGCCTGGCCCGGTTGCCCAAGCCCGTGCCGCTGGGGGTATGTACCCTGCGTGAGCAGCGCTGGGTGGTGCTGGACCTGGAAACCAGCGGGCTCAACCCCAACCGTGATCAGGTACTGTCGATCGGGGCGGTGGCCATCGAAGACGGTGCCATCGACTTTGCCCAGCAGTTCGAACGCACACTGCACCGGCCTTTGCAGAAGACCAACGCCAGCGTACTGATCCACGGTTTGGGCCCCAGCGCCCTGGCTGCCGGTTGCGACCCGGCCGAGGCCCTGCTGGATTTGCTCGATTTCATTGGCAACAGCCCGGTGCTGGCGTTTCACGCGCCATTCGACCAGCGCATGCTGGCGCGTGCGCTGAAAGAGAGCCTGGGTTACCGCTTGCAGTCGCCATTCCTCGATATCGCCGAGCTGGCGCCGATGCTCAACCCCGACACCGTGCTGCGCGAGGCCGGGCTGGATGACTGGGTAGCGCGGTTTGGCTTGCAGGTTGAAGAACGCCATCATGCCAGTGCCGATGCCCAGGTGACCGCAGAACTGGCGCTGATCCTGTTCAGCCAGGCCCGGCGCCAGCAGCTGGACAGCCCGCTGCAGCTGGAGCAACGGTTGCGCGGGTGGCGACGGCGCAAGATGCAGAGTCATGGTTTGTAG